The following coding sequences lie in one Kribbella sp. NBC_00709 genomic window:
- a CDS encoding sterol carrier family protein, producing MSEPAFQQALQRYNDGTAERADLKLLTKELLKILVAKAPGHAVEVRVPPYGAVQCIEGPRHTRGTPGAVIELPPELWIDVALGRTTWADARLTGKLRASGERTDLSSLLPLVRT from the coding sequence ATGTCCGAACCCGCGTTCCAGCAGGCTTTGCAGCGGTACAACGACGGTACGGCGGAGCGCGCCGACCTGAAACTGCTCACCAAGGAATTGCTGAAAATCCTGGTCGCGAAGGCTCCAGGTCACGCCGTCGAGGTCCGCGTCCCGCCGTACGGCGCCGTGCAATGCATCGAGGGCCCGCGACACACCCGTGGTACGCCGGGTGCGGTGATCGAACTCCCGCCGGAACTGTGGATCGACGTCGCGCTCGGCCGCACCACCTGGGCCGATGCCCGCTTGACCGGCAAACTCCGCGCCAGCGGTGAGCGCACCGACCTGAGCAGCCTGCTACCGCTGGTCCGGACGTGA
- a CDS encoding MFS transporter: MAASLRARLARLRVDLTPWRGSRDFRILLVSGSVFFLGGMVGYVALPYQLYQLTGSNFAVGAMGLVTIAPLVVFGLYGGALADHVERRKLLVGTGIAQVVISALMVTNTLLPNPQIWLIYVCGALNAVASSLQRPSREALLPRVVRHQEIPAAVALSSLTGQVGQLAGPALGGVLVGTVGVTWAFAVELTGIVFATLLYTRLGSYRAGDHTTAPSLRAIGGGIVYAFRRKDLLATYLVDMVGMFLAMPIVLFPAFATEVLKEPKLLGLLYSAEAIGAMCASLTSGWAKHVHHQGRAVVLATMCWGAAVGVAGLAPNIWFAIGFFALAGAADMVSVLFRSVIWNQTIPDEMRGRLAGIEMLGYSLGPLGGQARSGVVADLTSVRTAIVSGGALCVVGVVATAGWLREFWRYDARTDEHAVRERDLRAAR, from the coding sequence GTGGCAGCAAGTCTCCGCGCGCGACTGGCCCGGTTGCGCGTCGATCTGACCCCGTGGCGTGGTTCCCGCGACTTCCGCATCCTGCTGGTCTCGGGATCGGTGTTCTTCCTCGGCGGCATGGTCGGGTACGTCGCGCTGCCGTACCAGCTGTACCAGCTCACCGGATCGAACTTCGCCGTCGGCGCGATGGGTCTGGTGACGATCGCACCACTGGTCGTGTTCGGGCTGTACGGCGGTGCGCTCGCCGACCACGTGGAACGCCGCAAACTGCTCGTCGGCACCGGCATCGCCCAGGTCGTGATCTCGGCACTGATGGTCACGAACACCCTGCTGCCGAACCCGCAGATCTGGCTGATCTACGTCTGCGGCGCGCTGAATGCCGTCGCCTCCTCGCTGCAGCGGCCGTCCCGAGAGGCGCTACTGCCCCGCGTGGTCCGCCATCAGGAGATCCCGGCCGCCGTCGCCCTGAGCTCGCTGACGGGGCAGGTCGGCCAGCTCGCCGGTCCGGCGCTGGGCGGTGTCCTGGTCGGCACAGTGGGCGTGACCTGGGCGTTTGCGGTCGAGCTGACCGGGATCGTGTTCGCGACGTTGCTCTACACGCGGCTGGGTTCGTACCGGGCGGGTGACCACACCACCGCGCCGAGTCTGCGCGCGATCGGCGGCGGAATCGTCTACGCGTTCCGCCGCAAGGACCTGCTGGCGACGTACCTGGTGGACATGGTCGGGATGTTCCTGGCGATGCCGATCGTGCTGTTCCCGGCGTTCGCGACGGAGGTCCTGAAGGAACCGAAACTGCTCGGTCTCCTCTACAGCGCCGAGGCGATCGGGGCGATGTGCGCGAGCCTGACCAGCGGCTGGGCGAAACACGTCCATCACCAGGGGCGGGCCGTCGTACTGGCCACGATGTGCTGGGGCGCCGCGGTCGGGGTGGCGGGGCTGGCGCCGAACATCTGGTTCGCGATCGGGTTCTTCGCCCTCGCGGGCGCCGCCGACATGGTGTCGGTGCTGTTCCGCTCGGTGATCTGGAACCAGACGATCCCCGACGAGATGCGCGGCCGGCTGGCCGGGATCGAGATGCTCGGGTACTCACTCGGCCCGCTCGGCGGTCAGGCCCGCTCCGGTGTCGTCGCCGATCTCACCAGCGTCCGGACCGCGATCGTCAGCGGTGGCGCCCTCTGCGTCGTCGGCGTCGTCGCGACCGCCGGCTGGTTGCGCGAGTTCTGGCGCTACGACGCCCGTACCGACGAACACGCCGTCCGCGAAAGGGACCTCCGCGCGGCCCGTTAG
- a CDS encoding alpha/beta hydrolase, producing the protein MRFRRSTVLVAALAVLASGCGVASRAQNAGDGPEVPGIGGNPPSAPVGPIPAGLEKFYQQKPDWERCGSNQQCATILVPLDYTKPTGQTIELRARKVLARDRGGRIGTLFINPGGPGASGQDFAGQAPMLFGSSLLRKFDIIGWDPRGVGESTPVKCLDTEQLDTMIAADGSPDDAAEVTDLDKEAKAFAAACEQRSGRLLPHLSTKDAARDIDVLRGIVGDPQLYYMGMSYGTYLGATYAELFPKNVGRMVLDGAIDPSITNEQMGIAQAKGFDTALDAFTEDCAQRSCKLGSSKTEILAKIDQLIKDSDANPLPGDGKRQVTQALVILGLIYPLYLKDFWPRLEDAVADGLAGNGARLLALADEYTDRQPSGYADNSNEVNIAINCLDHPDFTSIAQIEANVATYKAASPRFGEFLAWSSVSCANWPVKAVNQPHKIKAPGAKPIMVLGTTRDPATPYEWAVGLAHQLESGVLVTRDGDGHTAYLSGNACVKNVVESYLVQGNTPAADIKC; encoded by the coding sequence GTGAGATTCCGCAGGTCGACCGTACTGGTGGCAGCTCTTGCGGTCCTGGCGAGCGGATGTGGGGTGGCCAGTCGCGCCCAGAACGCCGGTGACGGTCCCGAGGTGCCCGGCATCGGCGGCAATCCGCCCAGCGCACCCGTAGGCCCCATTCCGGCCGGGCTGGAGAAGTTCTACCAGCAGAAGCCGGACTGGGAGCGCTGCGGCTCCAACCAGCAGTGCGCGACCATTCTCGTCCCGCTCGATTACACCAAGCCGACCGGCCAGACCATCGAGCTGCGGGCGCGGAAGGTGCTGGCCCGGGACCGCGGCGGACGGATCGGCACGCTGTTCATCAACCCGGGCGGTCCGGGCGCCTCCGGGCAGGACTTCGCGGGGCAGGCGCCGATGCTGTTCGGCTCGTCGCTGCTGCGGAAGTTCGACATCATCGGCTGGGATCCGCGCGGCGTCGGCGAGTCGACGCCGGTCAAGTGCCTGGACACCGAGCAGCTGGACACGATGATCGCGGCCGACGGCAGCCCGGACGACGCGGCCGAGGTCACCGACCTGGACAAGGAGGCGAAGGCCTTCGCCGCCGCCTGCGAGCAGCGTTCCGGTCGTCTGCTGCCGCATCTGTCCACCAAGGACGCGGCGCGCGACATCGACGTACTGCGAGGCATCGTCGGCGACCCGCAGCTGTACTACATGGGGATGTCCTACGGCACCTACCTCGGTGCGACGTACGCCGAGCTGTTCCCGAAGAACGTCGGCCGGATGGTGCTGGACGGCGCGATCGACCCGTCGATCACCAACGAGCAGATGGGGATCGCGCAGGCGAAGGGCTTCGACACGGCGCTGGACGCGTTCACGGAGGACTGCGCGCAGCGGTCCTGCAAGCTCGGCAGCAGCAAGACCGAGATCTTGGCGAAGATCGACCAGCTGATCAAGGACAGCGACGCGAATCCGCTGCCCGGCGACGGAAAACGCCAGGTCACGCAGGCCTTGGTGATCCTCGGCCTGATCTACCCGCTGTACCTGAAGGACTTCTGGCCGCGGCTCGAGGACGCCGTCGCCGACGGGCTCGCCGGGAACGGCGCCCGCCTGCTCGCGCTCGCCGACGAGTACACCGACCGTCAGCCGAGCGGGTACGCCGACAACTCGAACGAGGTCAATATCGCGATCAACTGCCTGGATCACCCGGACTTCACCTCGATCGCGCAGATCGAGGCGAACGTGGCGACGTACAAGGCGGCGTCACCGCGGTTCGGCGAGTTCCTGGCGTGGTCGTCGGTGTCGTGCGCGAACTGGCCGGTGAAGGCGGTGAACCAGCCGCACAAGATCAAGGCGCCCGGTGCGAAGCCGATCATGGTCCTCGGCACGACCCGCGACCCGGCCACGCCGTACGAGTGGGCGGTCGGCCTGGCGCACCAGCTGGAAAGCGGTGTCCTGGTGACGCGGGACGGCGACGGGCACACGGCGTACCTGTCCGGCAACGCCTGTGTGAAGAACGTCGTCGAGAGCTACCTCGTGCAGGGCAACACGCCCGCTGCCGATATCAAGTGTTAG